In Anaerobaca lacustris, the sequence AGAAGGCGGCCAAAGACATCGGCGCCAAGAAGTGCCTCAAACGCCTGCTCAACCTGCCCGGCAATTTCACCGCCTCCAAGCTCAAGTGGGTCCAGGACAACGAGCCCAAGGTCTACGCGAAGATTCACAAGATGATGCTGCCGGGCGATTTCATCGCGATGAAGATGACCGACCAGATCCGGACGACACCCTCAGGCCTGTCCGAAGGGATCATGTGGGACTTCACGAAAGACCGGCTCGCCGATTTCGTCCTGGACAACTACGGCATATCGAGCGATCTCGTCGCCGAAACGGTGCCGACGTTCTCGGTGCAGGGCGAGCTGACGAGAGCCGCGGCGGCTGAGCTGGGGCTTGCGGCCGGCACGCCGGTCAGCTATCGCGGCGGCGATCAGCCCAACAACGCGCTGTCGCTGAGCGTTCTGAAGCCGGGCGAGGTCGCCGTGACCGCGGGCACCTCGGGCGTCGTCTACGGCGTCACCGATCGGAACAATTACGATCCGAAGTCGCGCGTCAACATCTTCGTCCACGTCAACCACACCGCGAAGAAGCCGCGTTACGGCGTGCTGCTGTGCCTCAACGGCACCGGCATCCTCAATAGCTGGCTCAAGCACAACGTCGCGGGCGAGGGGCTCGACTATCCGCAAATGAACGACTTGGCCGCGACGGTGCCCGTCGGCTCCGATGGGCTCGTGATCCTGCCCTACGGCAACGGCGCCGAGCGGACGCTGGAGAACCGCAACATCGGCGCTTCGGTCCACGGCTGGAACTTCAACATCCATAAGAAAGCGCACCTGCTCCGCGCCGCCCAGGAAGGCATTGTCTTCGCGCTCAACCACGGCCTGGAGATCATGCGCGACATGGGCACCAAGCTCAAGACCGTCAAGGCGGGCAACGCCAACATGTTCCTCAGTCCGCTGTTCGCCGAGGCCTTTGCGACGATTACCGGCGCGACCGTCGAACTCTACAGCACCGACGGCTCCCAGGGCGCTGCGCGCGGCGCGGGGATCGGCGCCGGTCTCTACAGGGGCCCGCAGGACGCCTTCGTCGGCCTCGAACCGGTGCGGAAGGTCGAGCCCAACAAGAAGCTCAAGAAGGCCTACCAGGGGGCCTACGAGAACTGGCAAACCGTGCTCGAGCGGCAACGGTGAACTACGGGCTGACCGACATCAGAACGAAACCCAGCACGACCAGGCCGATGGCTATGCAGGCCTGGAGCGAGAGGACTTCGCCCAAGAGTAGCACGCCGAGGATGTTGACGACGACACGCTGAACGGACCGTGGCGCATATGGGCCCGGGCGAGCAAGTCGCCCGTCGTGAAGAGCAACTGGGTCGCAATCAGAATCACCAGCGGCGATCGAATCAGCGTCATACGGAACCACAGCCCATGCAAAGCCGAGCAGCCTACCGACCCGCCCGGCGGCTGTCAATCCGATTCGGTCGGCAGGTGCCCGCATAGCCATGTGTCAATGCGGATTCCAGGGCGTTCCCCATTTCAGGTGTGCGAGGACGTGCCACCCGGGGGCCATCACTGGAAACCCTGGGCTTGATAGAGCGGTAGGGTGTGCCCCGCACACCGATCCAAAGGCAGATGGTGGGCATGGCCCACCCTACCATTTGCGCGATCCGATTGTCTCGTGTCAGCTTCGCCAGGGGCGGGGGCGGTTTTGGACGGCGGCGAGGGTCTCGTTGGCGATCATCACGTCCTCGGCGATCTCGAAATCGAACATGCCGGCCAGGCAGTGGTCGGCGCCGTTTTCGAAGACGTACTTGAAGGCATCGCGCGGCGGAATCGCTCCGGCGGCCATCACCTTGAACGCGATCCACGGCTTGGTGACGTTCTTCATCACCTCGATCGTCTCGGCCGGGTCCTTGCACCAGTAGCCGGGGATTTCCTGGTAGGGACCCCTCAGTTCCTCCGGCTTCGGACCGCTCGGATAGTTGTGGTGGTGGAACGTCTTGATATAGAAATCGGCGCCGACGTCGTGCTTTTCGCACTGGACGATTACGTTCAGGTCGTGGCCGCCGACGCCCGAGGGCACGCCAAGGTCCTTGGCGATCGCGACGGCTTTGCGGACAAGATCCATGCGTCCCTGGGCGCACAGAGGATCAGATCGCACACCCCAGAGATAGATGGCGTCGGTGCCGTTATCGACCAGTTCTTTGGTCATCTCAGCGTAGGCCTTCATGTCGTCGGTGATCTCGGCGATGGGGCAGATGATCCATTTCATTTTGCCGCCGTGCCGCTGGCGATACCGCTTGAGCATGTCCACGATGCCGGGCGGGTTGTGGATCGAGAGGGTGTCGATGCCGTGCGCCTCGGCCAGGGCCATCGTCTCGTGGATCTTCTCTTCGGTATTGTAGTGCGCGCAGAGGTTGTAGACGTACCGCAGGTCGCGACTGTGCGTGTAATGCGTCAGGAGGTTGCCGCCCAGGAGAATCCGGCTGACCTCCAGGTCGCCGATCTTGCCCTTCGGCAACGTGGCCTTCGAGTCCGGTTCGACCCGAACGGCCGATGCGCCGCTGGCGGTGCCCCCAGTCGCACTCAACGCTATCGCCCCGCCGGCCGAAACGGCCAGCGACTGCTTCATGAAGCTGCGACGATTCAATTCCGATGACATCGTTCTCGTCCTCCCAATTGCAGGGCCCCCCGGTTTCTTCGAAAGAGACCCGCCTCAGTTCAGCCGACTGGCGGACCAGCGGATGGAGCGGACGACGATCTCGCGGAAGTTCGGGTTGGCGTAGGCCTTGGAGTCGTGGCCGCCCTGGAAGAAGCAGACGCGGGCCTTGCCGTAGTTCGGCCGCATCCAGCCGATGGTCTTGTCGCTCGTCTCGTGAGCGGTCGTGAGCAGCACGTGGTTGTCCTTCGCGAACCACACCCCCTTGTACGTCTCATCGTGAATGTCGAAATCGCTCAAGCCGCGGGTGATCGGGTGGTTGCGGTCGGCGATCCGCACGGTCAGGTCCACGTCGTGCTTGTATGTGCCCGTCTTGAAGGCGACGCCGTCGATGGTCTGGTCCTTCAGCGGGTACTTGGCCCCGATGATCTTGCGGTACTCGTCCCAGTCGGGAAAGGCGCCCTGGGCGTGGTGCAGCGCCACGAGGCCCACGCCCTTGTCCCGCAGCAGCGTCTTGAAATTCTCCTGCCGCCGGGGTGAGATGTTCTGCGTCATGTTGTACAGCACGATGACGTCGTAATCCCAGCCGGAGATGTCCTCGAACAGCTCGCTGTGGTCCTTCTGAGCGGCCTCGACATACGTGATGTCGTCGTAGCCCTGGAACAGCTTGAAGAACGGGCCATGCTCGAAGTCGTGCCCGCCCGTGACGACGACGACCTTGATCGGGTCCAGGGGTTTGACCATGATATTCCTGAAGTGGATGATGCTGTCGGGATCGTGGCCCTGGATGGCGAACGTGCCGGCAGAAATCTTACGGCCGCCGCGATCCCAATCGTCCGGCTCGGTCCAGTCGACCGTGGTCTTGCCGTCGATTGTAATCACGATGCGCTTGCCGACCACCTTGATGTAGTAATGAAACCATTCGCCATCCTTCGACGGAGCGTTGTCCATCACGTCCTGGACGGCATAGAGTCCGCCCGTCTTCCTGCGGTCGCTGTGTGTCGAGTTGACCTGGCACTCGTAGCCCTTGGCCGGCCAGTCGGTCTCCTGGTATTCGGTGTGGAAGTAGATGCCGGAGTTTGCTTTGGGCATGGTCAGCACCTGGGCCTGGAATTCGAAGTCCTTGAAGGCGCCTCCGTTGACCGACCCGGTATAGAACAGATGGCTGCGCTTGCCATGGACGATGAGCTTGCCGTCGTCGACGCGGAAGGTGCCCTGGTTCTCGCTGGCTCGCCAGCCTTCGAGGCCCTTGGTGCCGTCGAACAGGGAGACCCAGCCATCGGATGCGTCATCGGGTAGTGGCTTGACCATGATGTTCTTGTAATGGATGATGCTGTCGGGGTCGTGGCCCTGGATGGCGAAGGTACCGCGGTCGATCCTGCGTCCGCCGCGATCCCAGCCTTCCGGCTCGATCCAGTTGACCGTCGTCCTGTCATCGATCTGGATTGTGATGTGCTTGCCGACGACCTTGATGTAATAGTGGAACCACTTCCCGT encodes:
- a CDS encoding family 16 glycoside hydrolase, which codes for MLKKTTLGLLTCCLITVCSAAADDGGWITLFDGTKGLEGWKASENEGTFRVEDGKLIVHGKRSHLFYTGPVNGGTFRNFEFRADVMTMPKANSGIYFHTAYQETDWPAKGYECQVNTTHSDRRKTGGLYGVQDVIDDAPSKDGEWFHYYIKVVGKHVTIKVDGRTTVNWIEPEGWSRGGRKIDSGTFAIQGHDPESVIHYRNIQVKPLPDTADDGWVSLFDGTKGLEGWRASENEGTFRVEDGKLIVHGRRSHLFYTGPVNGADFKNFEFRADVLTHPKANSGIYFHTAYQEKGWPNKGYECQVNTTHSDRKKTGGLYDVQDVMDNAPSTDGKWFHYYIKVVGKHITIQIDDRTTVNWIEPEGWDRGGRRIDRGTFAIQGHDPDSIIHYKNIMVKPLPDDASDGWVSLFDGTKGLEGWRASENQGTFRVDDGKLIVHGKRSHLFYTGSVNGGAFKDFEFQAQVLTMPKANSGIYFHTEYQETDWPAKGYECQVNSTHSDRRKTGGLYAVQDVMDNAPSKDGEWFHYYIKVVGKRIVITIDGKTTVDWTEPDDWDRGGRKISAGTFAIQGHDPDSIIHFRNIMVKPLDPIKVVVVTGGHDFEHGPFFKLFQGYDDITYVEAAQKDHSELFEDISGWDYDVIVLYNMTQNISPRRQENFKTLLRDKGVGLVALHHAQGAFPDWDEYRKIIGAKYPLKDQTIDGVAFKTGTYKHDVDLTVRIADRNHPITRGLSDFDIHDETYKGVWFAKDNHVLLTTAHETSDKTIGWMRPNYGKARVCFFQGGHDSKAYANPNFREIVVRSIRWSASRLN
- a CDS encoding xylulokinase → MALLMGYDVGSSSVKATLMDAGTGKALASATSPETELEIIAKQADWAEQHPATWWEHVKLATQKIKASAKFDVSDVKAIGISYQMHGLVLVDKNKQVLRPSIIWCDSRAVQIGQKAAKDIGAKKCLKRLLNLPGNFTASKLKWVQDNEPKVYAKIHKMMLPGDFIAMKMTDQIRTTPSGLSEGIMWDFTKDRLADFVLDNYGISSDLVAETVPTFSVQGELTRAAAAELGLAAGTPVSYRGGDQPNNALSLSVLKPGEVAVTAGTSGVVYGVTDRNNYDPKSRVNIFVHVNHTAKKPRYGVLLCLNGTGILNSWLKHNVAGEGLDYPQMNDLAATVPVGSDGLVILPYGNGAERTLENRNIGASVHGWNFNIHKKAHLLRAAQEGIVFALNHGLEIMRDMGTKLKTVKAGNANMFLSPLFAEAFATITGATVELYSTDGSQGAARGAGIGAGLYRGPQDAFVGLEPVRKVEPNKKLKKAYQGAYENWQTVLERQR